The genomic interval CCATGACGCTCGCAGGCGGGGCTCTGCGTGAAGGTTTGGCTTACGAAATGATGAGTGAGCTTCGCCAAGATGACATTCGTTCTCGTACCATTTGCAGTGTGCAGCATCGCTATCAGTTAGATGCACAATATGGACAGCAAGTTGCTGACCTTGCTTGCAAATTACTTCAACAAGTGGGTAACGAAGAATGGATTGTCGAACCTCAAGGTGCAATGTTGCTCGATAGCATTGCTAAACTGCACGAAATTGGATTGACCATCGACTACAAAAAAGGTGGTGAGCACAGCGCATATCTGATCCATCACATGGATTTACCAGGGTTCACGCGCGCACAGAAATTTTTGATGGCGGAACTCGCTCGCCGCTATCGGGAAGGTCTAACGTCTTTGCCCGAGCAACACGCACTGTCTGGCAATAGTGGCAAACGCCTACTTCGCCTATTGAGGTTGGCTGTGCTGCTGACACATCGTCGTAATGCCGCCCTAGAGCCCAAAGTTCAACTTGTTGCCGAGGGTGACAAGCTCACACTCTCACTAGACGCGACATGGTTACAGAACAACCCCCTAACCTCTGCAGAACTGGAACTTGAGGCAAATCGTCAAACCGATATTGGTTGGCCTCTAGTGATTGAAAGTCGCGAGTAGCGCATCTTGCTCAATAAAAAAAGCCCGAGTGAATCAACACTCGGGCTTTTTTCTCATCATCTAACGTTTAACGTGGTGCTTGTGCCATAGCAAACTGAGGGTTCACCGCAGTAAGCTTCTTGATTAAGTAGTTCAGTAAAACACCGTACATCGGCACAAACAGACCCAAACTGATCACCAGTTTAAAGCCATAATCCACCAGCGCAATTTCCGTCCAGTGCTCCGCCATAAATGCGTCTGGGCTTTGATAAAACGCGATGGCAAAAAACGCCAGCGTATCCAACGCATTACCAAATAGCGTTGAGCACGTCGGCGCTACCCACCACTGTTTCATCTGGCGTAGACGATTGAAGACGTGCACATCGAGGATTTGCCCTAACAAATACGCCATAAAGCTGGCGATCGCGATGCGTGCAACAAACAAGTTGAACTCACCCAGATGAGCAAAACCTTGGAACTGCCCTTCAAAGAACAATACCGATAACGCGTAAGAGACAACCAACGCCGGCATCATCACTAAGAAGATGATTTTACGTGCCAACTTGGCACCAAAAATGCGGACGGTGAGATCGGTCGCGAGAAAGATAAATGGAAACGTGAAAGCGCCCCAAGTGGTATGGAAACCAAAAATGGTAAACGGGAGCTGAACAAGGTAATTGCTCGAAGCGATGATGACCAGATGGAATAAGGCCAAATAGATAAGGGCGTTGCGCTGCTGCGCAGGGGTAAAGTTACTCATGCGATACCTTTTTAGTTTGGTTTGGGGGCGAGGGAACCCAAATCGAGTCTTCTCCAATAGGAAAAACACTCTTACCAACAATGTAAAATGAAAATGTTTCCGTTCATCGTTTTGCCGATGAAGCGGCGGGCGATTATACATTAATCAATATCGAGTACAAGCAGTGAGCGGCACGCAAACGATTGAGCAGAATTGCTCCGCTAAAAGAGCAAAAGCGCCTTGATAAAAAAGGGATGTTTCATGTGAAACATCCCTTTAAAAATGAAAGACTTCGTGCCTAAAAACCTTTGGCAAAAAGTTGGGCTAAGTAGTCCATTACCTCTCGGCTGTCATCAACGGTTAACGACTCAAACCACACCGCCTCACTGTAATGTTCCGCTTTCAGAAACAGATGTGTCTCTTCAAAATCGACCAACCAGCTGTGCACGTCGCCATCCCACTGTTTTTCGACCACTTGAGCAGACAACAACTTGAGAAGCCGCTCAGCCAACGCGGGAAAGGTATCAAGATTAAAGCGTGGCGTGCGAATCAACAGTCGACCTTCTTGCGCCATGTATTCCGTTAAACCAAATTCCTTTTGTTTCTCATCCATAGTGAGTAATGTGCTCCTGAATCAAATCTAAAAACGGATCCGCGTATTTTTCTAGTTTGCGCTGCCCCACACCACTCACCGCGAGCATTTCACCATATGAGGTCGGCAATATTTCGGCCATATCAATCAGCGTCGCATCACTGAACACCACATACGGTGGGATCTCTTCCTCATCGGCAATCGATTTGCGCAGCTTACGTAATTTGGCGAACAACTTTTTGTCGTAATGCTTGTTGGAAAGTTTGTCGGCTTTGG from Vibrio vulnificus NBRC 15645 = ATCC 27562 carries:
- a CDS encoding 7-cyano-7-deazaguanine/7-aminomethyl-7-deazaguanine transporter, coding for MSNFTPAQQRNALIYLALFHLVIIASSNYLVQLPFTIFGFHTTWGAFTFPFIFLATDLTVRIFGAKLARKIIFLVMMPALVVSYALSVLFFEGQFQGFAHLGEFNLFVARIAIASFMAYLLGQILDVHVFNRLRQMKQWWVAPTCSTLFGNALDTLAFFAIAFYQSPDAFMAEHWTEIALVDYGFKLVISLGLFVPMYGVLLNYLIKKLTAVNPQFAMAQAPR
- a CDS encoding DUF3630 family protein; amino-acid sequence: MDEKQKEFGLTEYMAQEGRLLIRTPRFNLDTFPALAERLLKLLSAQVVEKQWDGDVHSWLVDFEETHLFLKAEHYSEAVWFESLTVDDSREVMDYLAQLFAKGF